A window of Ascaphus truei isolate aAscTru1 chromosome 16, aAscTru1.hap1, whole genome shotgun sequence contains these coding sequences:
- the OR11H1 gene encoding olfactory receptor 11H1, giving the protein MYFFLRHLSLCEILFTTTTIPNMLHVILAGRSFISVSGCIAQLYFYASSGIAECFLLTVMSYDRYLAICKPLHYASTMNSSLCLRLVIYSWLGGFLIAVIAISLISELYFCGPNEINHFFCDHAAILRLSCSDTSAVEIEVFVLSIPCFLCPFVIIIISYIYIFITVLRIPSTTGRQKTFSTCSSHLAVVCMFYGTLIALYVKPPGKHSFKANKFLSLMYAIVTPLFNPLIYSLRNKLMQQALWKIIYRKQ; this is encoded by the coding sequence atgtatttcttcctcaGACATCTGTCCTTGTGTGAAATCTTGTTCACAACAACTACTATCCCCAACATGCTCCATGTTATATTGGCAGGAAGGAGTTTCATTTCTGTTTCAGGCTGCATTGCTCAGTTATACTTCTATGCTTCTTCAGGAATTGCCGAATGTTTCCTCCTAACAGTGATGTCTTATGATCGATATTTGGCCATTTGTAAACCATTGCATTATGCATCCACGATGAACTCCAGTCTTTGTCTTCGCCTTGTTATCTATTCATGGTTGGGAGGTTTCCTGATAGCAGTAATTGCAATTTCTCTTATAAGTGAATTATATTTCTGTGGCCCTAATGAAATTAATCATTTCTTCTGTGATCATGCAGCTATTCTTCGGCTATCTTGTTCAGACACATCTGCTGTTGAAATTGAGGTATTTGTACTTTCTATCCCATGTTTTCTTTGTCCCTTTGTGATTATCATTATTTCTTACATCTACATCTTTATAACAGTACTCAGGATCCCTTCCACTACTGGAAGACAGAAGACCTTTTCCACCTGCAGTTCTCACTTGGCCGTTGTATGCATGTTTTATGGGACACTGATCGCTCTCTATGTGAAACCACCAGGAAAACATTCATTCAAAGCAAATAAGTTCCTATCCTTGATGTATGCTATAGTGACACCATTGTTCAATCCCTTAATATACAGTCTGAGGAATAAATTAATGCAGCAAGCTTTGTGGAAAATTATATATCGTAAACAGTAG